The Anomaloglossus baeobatrachus isolate aAnoBae1 chromosome 4, aAnoBae1.hap1, whole genome shotgun sequence genome contains the following window.
TCAGTTTGGTAAATTCTGGAAAAAAAGAGTGCACTGGTAAGCCTGGGAAAGGGCCTGAATGTCCAAGGAAGACACAAGTagtggatgattgcagaatccttttCATGGTGGAGAAAAGTCCTTTCACAACtttcaagtgaagaacactctccaggaagtaggtgtttcattACATAAAGAGAAGACTTTATTAGAGCAAATATAGAGGGTTCAGCACAAAGTGCAAATAATTAATCAGCCTTAACAATAGGAAGGCCACAAAAAACATCTAAGGAGGCCAACCCAGTTCTGAAATTGCATTCTTTGGAGAGATGAAACTAAAATGAACCTGCACTAGAACAATTTATGTAAGAAGagatccagcgcaggaaagaaggcactcttcaatataaatttccatatggtttattccatgtgcacacgtgtgaaggtaggtacagacagacCCTAAGCAGTGgaaaaatgactagcgacgcgtttcgaccgtattacacggccttagtcatgactaagaccgtgtaatacgtttgaaacgcgtcgctagtcattttaCCCCCTACTCCTGCACTGGATCTCTTCTtacatgcttgcagctgcccggccgattgtccATGCTGCAGAGAGAGGACCTGGAGACTTGGGGTGGGTGAGCTGAATTTCTTTGTCATGCATTGCACTAGAACAATGGGAATAAGAAAGTACAGAGAATGCTTGAAATGGTTCATGAGCCAaagcacactacatcctctgttaaacatggtggaggcagcgtgTTGGTTCGGCATGCATGGCTTAtaaggcactgggtcactagtggttattgatggtaTGACGTAAGACAGAAGCAGCTGAATGAATTCTATACGTTCTGCTCAGATTCAATCAAAAGCAGCAAAGTTGATTGAATGGTGCTTTAGAGTACAGATGGACAACAACCCAAAACATACTGTGAATGCAATCCAGGAGATTTTTCAGGcatagaagtggaatattctgcaataattgagtcaatcaccagatctcaatgcCATTGAGctacatttcacatgcttaagacaagtgttaaggcagaaagacccacaaacatgcaACAACTGAAGTGgcagtaaaggcctggaaaagcataatAAAAGTGGAACCGAGGGTTTGATGATGTCTAAGGGTTTTAGACTtctggcagtcattgcctgcaaagaatTCTCTACATAGtataaaaaaagaacattttatttACAATATAGTAAATTTGTCTGATGAAATGAAGAGGCTTTGTAGTAAAATTGTTGCAATTCCTAAACTTTTCACAGGTTGTTTTTTCAGCCCCTTTAGTTAAACGTAAAAGTCTACACTTCAACTGCAGCTTGGTTGTTTAATTTTATATGAAAAATAgtaggacctaactgtatatgtgaatCCTCCTAGATAAAATTACTTTTATTTATCATTCACAAATAATTTTCTTTTTCATATGTAAAAACATACCTGTGTTATAAGATTTCCTGCAGGTGTAGAGTTCTTAGAAATTTCATTTCCGATCCCGGAGTCATCAGCATCAATTAGACTGTCTACAGGAACATTGTGTTGAGGTTGAACAAAAGCAAATTCCTGTTCACTTGGATCCAGAGTTACACAAACATCATAGGAATATGGAAGAGGTAATGTTCCACTGTTGAATTGTGAAATAAATCTTGGATCAATCGGTGGATATAGACTTGTACTCAAAGATCCAAATGTGGTAGTAGACTTTGAATCTTTATATTTGGAGACAACTGCAATAATCACAGTCAACATGAAGAAAAAGGAAATCAGTGCCAAGGCGATCACCAAGTAGAATTGTAGGTTGGACTGAGATTCCTCCTTATTAGACTGACTGCTCAGCTCAGGAAGGACCTGATGAAAATGATCAGCAATCACCATGGTCAGAGTGACTGAAGCTGAGCGGGAGGGAATCCCATTGTCCTTTACTAGAATCACAATTCCATGTTTCATGATGTCCTTTTCGTGAAATCCACGTGATGTCCTGATCTCTCCTGTGTGTTGGTCAATGATGAAGAGTGATGGTTCTGAAGATTGTAAAAAGTAAGACAACCAGGCATTGTGTCCAGAATCAGCATCCACTGCCACCACTTTAGATACTAAAGAGCCTTGTTCAGAAGTCCATGGAACCATCTCAAATGTTGAGCTATCAACCTCTGGTGATGGGTACAGGATGACTGGTGAATTATCATTCTGGTCTACTATACATATTCTTAGTGCTGTGCTGCTGTTCAGAGATGGAGATCCATTGTCTCTGGCAATGATTTGGATATTAATTTCTCTATGCTTCTCATAATCAAATGACCTTTGAACATAAATGACCCCAGTTCCTGGATTCATGGAGATATAGGAAGACAGGGGATCTTCTTCATTACTTTTAGTAAGTATATAATATGTTATTTTTGCATTATCTTCACTGTCCAGATCTTTTGCTTGAATACTAAATATTGAGGTTCCTGGTGAATTGTTTTCTGGTATAAATGCAGTATAACTTAACTTTTCAAACACTGGTGCGTTGTCATTAACATCTGATACATCAAGCCTAAAAAATTTTCTAGAAGTCTTTTCAGGAGACCCTTTGTCTGTAGCTTGTATTGTGATGTTATAGGATGACAGTTTTTCTCTATCTAGACTACTTTTTGTAACAATTTTGTAAAAATTACTTGATGATGATAATAGTTTAAATGGTAAATCCCCTGTTATTATACATTGTACCTCACCATTTTCTCCTGAGTCACGGTCATGAACCTTA
Protein-coding sequences here:
- the LOC142302313 gene encoding protocadherin gamma-B1-like, with amino-acid sequence MMQTVINCKKKYTAFHTGMCRVQDSERRRIIFCWITHIKRNFIIIFLVSKRMAGIQLQEGQSVQGLRWQVIFPFLFSWLCHSVSGQIHYSINEELRKGSIVGNLVKDLELDVKDLSRRKLSIVSDLSDKYFSINPDNGNLYIADRIDRETLCRAAADCVLTFDVVAKNPLNVFSVNIDIQDINDNAPTFVHNILALEMSEYTLLGAKFVLQKAEDLDVGVNSLISYRLSENQYFALGEKVSTDGSVFPELILEKPLDRETQNKHELILTASDGGNPVQTGTALINIIITDFNDNSPVFTQDVYKVSVRENIPVNSTILQVSASDDDEGVNAQITYSFSTTENHFLQTFNINPKNGEIKTKENLDYEKNKYYEISVEAKDGGGLAAHAKVLIEITDENDNAPEISITSSSDLIPEDSSPGTVVALIKVHDRDSGENGEVQCIITGDLPFKLLSSSSNFYKIVTKSSLDREKLSSYNITIQATDKGSPEKTSRKFFRLDVSDVNDNAPVFEKLSYTAFIPENNSPGTSIFSIQAKDLDSEDNAKITYYILTKSNEEDPLSSYISMNPGTGVIYVQRSFDYEKHREINIQIIARDNGSPSLNSSTALRICIVDQNDNSPVILYPSPEVDSSTFEMVPWTSEQGSLVSKVVAVDADSGHNAWLSYFLQSSEPSLFIIDQHTGEIRTSRGFHEKDIMKHGIVILVKDNGIPSRSASVTLTMVIADHFHQVLPELSSQSNKEESQSNLQFYLVIALALISFFFMLTVIIAVVSKYKDSKSTTTFGSLSTSLYPPIDPRFISQFNSGTLPLPYSYDVCVTLDPSEQEFAFVQPQHNVPVDSLIDADDSGIGNEISKNSTPAGNLITQGL